In one window of Synchiropus splendidus isolate RoL2022-P1 chromosome 15, RoL_Sspl_1.0, whole genome shotgun sequence DNA:
- the LOC128771925 gene encoding DENN domain-containing protein 3-like isoform X1, with translation MSDQRPSALLDACVVVGASNDKLLDICQQVTDNNGTPERHLLEPEVLHIFAPPFLNWAQADNEARSHGRRAFLKKKRKAETQLSAVTSERKGGTEDISVPKDIDLTVLPQLCFPGIICLFIKRVALLINRPQCHRPNIWLRFPLPDGLQVTREHTQEQFHFLVFTDVFGHRSHGVVMRCSRPILGTCSELENGHGPSKCSHLHSSYSFCVISKYPYFNALKDCLSCLLVQLTTCRLSEMEGRVREFAAKLSVVPIPPPGQLHLTFTFHPLTIYLPSGEDRDHPAVDLDLHLPFLCFRPQALLQVLSCLLQEQRVVLFSANWARLTLVAESLLLFLKPLSWQQPYVPVLARSMLDFVMAPTAFLMGCHLSHFEEVATETDDLILINIDNGHVSTSCSETVDLPEIPAPAADCFSHRCQALQKHFDLDQCHHATCTHIDDHRAQKRTWQRRLNHDIQRIALELMVNIFRDVSCHLNYEHRVFNSEEFLASREPSEQLFYKNVLETHIFHSFLKDRLNRKMDHYSRLELGTRSEMQKMKAKVEIPRRPTMQEIQARRRSLGTDSTSAKRMGAILPNLGEEPTLGIKRNSLTGVLVSDTALKTPLKPVKVFQLPDFPPSLSFTSVQSYYSELIQRLSEAIAFFQNENSTLLARFYYLRGFINWLCSRRLDALSDFQTLYKTDTAIFPTQLVTWLADSLHQDERQQADAVPELKRLILKVKIEKEKSSAEPDDHVKKFELPRKSLDQEQFVRCIQECGIVQDVATIHRLFDALTHAGQTKQVEPELFKRFYTFWKVTESEAQDFNLPSEVVDHLDNSECVYKLSSWVKTSHGVGKIAMTQKRLFLLTEGKPGFVEITKFRDIQEVKVASFPFLLVRIPSLRILTASPLEVFEANLKSETELWNLLILEMWAGRKMADQHKDPQYVTQALTNVLLMDAVTGSLLSPRAVSTASKLSYLHTIKHQVPMMMPKTTSETLKHKINPSLDLAEPQTVHLLLYTPGQLTCLDSDMVVNPMLWVALSGGRVVVFDATCWSKLQDCIQVGESQLNCMLGLVGNQVWLGSQDSVIYIIDTLSMSCNKQLTEHRQEVTGLTRGTGDVPSGQVFSCSCDGTVLQWDSSSLEVRRQFQLSCERLTSVQIHDGRLWCCCGDCILELKKNGTPQRRMVPPDSHWNMHGCFSSFIVFPERGQLWTGSADSHELLVWLTNGNKQCFKKVSLPGISGVTCMIRVKDQIWVGCCGGQKDCPQRSQVMVLDPETLSVAKELQAHSDRIQTLCSAEDRYVLSGSARYDGRIAIWKVE, from the exons ATGTCAGACCAGCGGCCTTCAGCCCTGCTGGACGCCTGCGTGGTCGTCGGGGCGTCCAACGACAAGCTGCTGGATATTTGTCAG CAGGTCACTGACAACAATGGGAccccagagcgccacctgcttgAGCCAGAAGTACTGCACATCTTCGCACCTCCGTTTTTAAACTGGGCACAAGCTGATAATGAGGCTCGATCACATGGCCGCCGTGCCTtcttgaagaagaaaagaaaagcggAGACCCAACTGA GTGCAGTCACCTCAGAAAGAAAGGGTGGAACTGAAGATATCAGTGTTCCTAAAGACATCGACCTCACAGTGTTACCTCAGCTCTGCTTTCCTGGTATCATCTGTCTCTTTATTAAACGTGTCGCATTGCTAATCAATCGTCCGCAATGTCATCGTCCAAATATTTGGCTTCGATTTCCTCTTCCAGATGGGCTCCAAGTGACGAGGGAACACACACAAGAGCAGTTCCATTTTCTGGTTTTCACCGACGTCTTTGGCCACCGGTCACATGGAGTTGTAATGCGATGTTCCCGCCCCATTCTG GGCACTTGTTCTGAATTGGAGAATGGCCATGGCCCCTCAAAGTGTTCACATCTTCACTCGTCCTACAGCTTCTGCGTCATCTCCAAATACCCCTACTTCAATGCGTTGAAGGACTGTCTCTCATG CTTACTAGTGCAGCTCACAACGTGCCGCTTATCAGAAATGGAGGGAAGGGTGAGAGAGTTTGCGGCCAAATTGTCTGTGGTGCCGATCCCCCCTCCAGGACAGCTCCACTTG ACCTTCACCTTTCATCCTCTGACCATCTATCTGCCTTCTGGGGAAGATAGAGATCACCCTGCAGTGGATTTAGACCTTCACCTTCCATTCCTCTGCTTCAGGCCACAAGCTCTCCTCCAG GTCTTGTCTTGCCTTCTCCAGGAGCAGAGGGTGGTTCTGTTTTCTGCTAACTGGGCGAGACTGACGCTCGTGGCAGAGAGCTTGCTGCTGTTTTTGAAG CCTTTGTCATGGCAGCAGCCGTACGTCCCGGTTCTGGCTCGAAGCATGTTGGACTTTGTCATGGCTCCAACTGCTTTTCTCATGGGCTGCCACCTCAGCCACTTTGAAGAAGTTGCCACT GAAACCGACGACCTGATCTTGATCAACATTGATAACGGGCACGTCTCCACCTCGTGCTCGGAGACGGTGGACCTTCCTGAGATACCAGCACCTGCCGCAGACTGCTTCAGCCACAG GTGTCAGGCTCTGCAGAAGCATTTTGACCTGGATCAGTGCCACCACGCCACCTGCACCCATATTGATGATCATCGTGCGCAGAAGCGAACATGGCAGCGCCGGCTTAACCACGACATCCAGAGGATCGCTCTGGAACTGATGGTCAACATCTTCAG GGACGTGAGCTGCCACCTCAACTACGAACACAGAGTCTTCAACAGCGAAGAGTTCCTCGCCAGCAGAGAACCCAGCGAACAGCTCTTCTACAAAAAC GTGTTGGAAACGCACATCTTCCATTCCTTTCTCAAGGATCGTCTCAACAGGAAGATGGACCATTACTCCCGCTTGGAACTTGGAACTCGATCTGAGatgcaaaa GATGAAGGCCAAGGTGGAAATCCCGCGCAGACCGACCATGCAGGAGATTCAGGCCCGCAGAAGGAGCTTGGGCACCGACAGCACGAGCGCCAAGAGAATGGGCGCCATCTTGCCAAACCTTGGAGAAGAGCCCACGCTTGGCATCAAAAGAAACTCACTCACCGGAGTCCTGGTGTCCGACACTG CCCTGAAGACTCCTCTGAAGCCCGTCAAGGTTTTTCAACTTCCCGACTTTCCGCCATCTTTGTCCTTCACTTCAGTCCAGAGCTACTACAGTGAGCTGATCCAGCGTCTGAGCGAGGCCATCGCCTTTTTCCAAAATGAGAATTCCACCCTCTTAGCAAG ATTCTACTATCTGCGTGGCTTCATCAACTGGCTGTGCTCGCGCCGTCTGGACGCACTCAGTGACTTCCAAACGCTCTACAAGACGGACACGGCCATCTTTCCCACGCAGTTGGTGACTTGGCTCGCCGACTCCCTGCACCAAGACGAGAGGCAACAGGCTGATGCAGTGCCCGAGCTCAAGAGGCTGATACTGAAG GTGAAGATAGAGAAGGAGAAGTCATCCGCAGAGCCTGATGACCACGTGAAGAAGTTTGAGCTTCCACGCAAATCCCTTGATCAGGAACAGTTTGTGCGCTGCATCCAAGAGTGCGGGATAGTGCAGGACGTGGCCACAATACATCGCTTGTTCGATGCGCTCACTCATG CAGGCCAGACGAAGCAGGTGGAGCCCGAGCTCTTCAAACGCTTCTACACCTTCTGGAAGGTAACTGAGTCGGAAGCGCAAGATTTCAACTTGCCCTCCGAGGTCGTGGACCATCTGGACAACAGCGAGTGCGTCTATAAGCTGTCCTCTTGGGTCAAGACCTCTCATGGTGTCGGCAAAATCGCTATGACACAGAAGCGCTTATTCCTGCTCACCGAGGGAAAACCAGGCTTTGTGGAGATCACCAAATTCAGAGATATACAG GAGGTGAAGGTGGCTTCGTTTCCCTTCTTGCTAGTGAGGATTCCCTCACTGCGGATTCTGACCGCCAGTCCTCTTGAAGTATTTGAAGCCAACTTGAAGAGTGAAACGGAACTTTGGAATCTCCTGATCCTGGAAATGTGGGCTGGACGCAAGATGGCCGACCAGCACAAG GACCCACAGTACGTGACCCAGGCGCTGACAAACGTCCTGTTAATGGATGCTGTCACAGGCTCCCTGCTGAGCCCAAGGGCGGTCAGCACCGCCTCAAAGCTGTCTTACCTGCACACCATTAAACACCAAG TTCCCATGATGATGCCTAAAACTACCTCCGAGACTCTGAAACACAAGATCAACCCGTCTCTGGATCTGGCAGAACCACAAACGGTGCATCTGCTGCTCTACACACCAG GTCAGCTAACTTGCCTGGACTCTGACATGGTGGTGAACCCCATGTTGTGGGTGGCTCTCAGTGGAGGTCGAGTGGTTGTGTTtgacgccacctgctggtcaaaGCTGCAGGACTGCATCCAGGTTGGAGAGTCACAGCTG AACTGCATGCTGGGACTGGTTGGAAATCAGGTGTGGCTGGGCTCCCAGGATTCTGTCATCTACATCATCGACACTCTGAGCATGTCCTGCAACAAACAGTTGACCGAGCACCGTCAGGAAGTGACCGGCCTCACCAGGGGCACTGGAGATGTGCCCAG TGGGCAGGTGTTCTCTTGCAGCTGCGATGGCACAGTCCTGCAGTGGGACTCGTCCAGTCTAGAAGTAAGGCGGCAGTTCCAACTCAGCTGTGAGCGTCTGACCTCTGTGCAGATCCACGATGGCAGGCTGTGGTGCT GCTGTGGCGACTGCATTTTGGAACTAAAAAAGAATGGAACTCCACAGAGGCGAATGGTGCCTCCTGACAGTCACTGGAACATGCACGGGTGCTTCAGCAGCTTTATTGTCTTTCCAGAG AGAGGTCAGCTGTGGACAGGATCGGCAGACTCGCACGAGCTACTTGTCTGGCTCACAAATGGCAATAAACAGTGCTTTAAAAAGGTCTCCCTCCCTGGAATCTCTGGAGTCACTTGTATGATCAGGGTTAAAGATCAG ATCTGGGTGGGATGTTGCGGCGGTCAGAAGGACTGTCCGCAGAGGAGCCAGGTCATGGTGCTGGATCCAGAAACCCTCAGCGTTGCTAAAGAACTCCAGGCACACTCTGACCGCATCCAGACACTGTGTTCTGCTGAGGATCGCTATGTTTTGAGTGGCTCTGCTCGATACGACGGCAGGATCGCCATCTGGAAAGTGGAGTAG
- the LOC128771925 gene encoding DENN domain-containing protein 3-like isoform X5 — translation MSDQRPSALLDACVVVGASNDKLLDICQQVTDNNGTPERHLLEPEVLHIFAPPFLNWAQADNEARSHGRRAFLKKKRKAETQLSAVTSERKGGTEDISVPKDIDLTVLPQLCFPDGLQVTREHTQEQFHFLVFTDVFGHRSHGVVMRCSRPILGTCSELENGHGPSKCSHLHSSYSFCVISKYPYFNALKDCLSCLLVQLTTCRLSEMEGRVREFAAKLSVVPIPPPGQLHLTFTFHPLTIYLPSGEDRDHPAVDLDLHLPFLCFRPQALLQVLSCLLQEQRVVLFSANWARLTLVAESLLLFLKPLSWQQPYVPVLARSMLDFVMAPTAFLMGCHLSHFEEVATETDDLILINIDNGHVSTSCSETVDLPEIPAPAADCFSHRCQALQKHFDLDQCHHATCTHIDDHRAQKRTWQRRLNHDIQRIALELMVNIFRDVSCHLNYEHRVFNSEEFLASREPSEQLFYKNVLETHIFHSFLKDRLNRKMDHYSRLELGTRSEMQKMKAKVEIPRRPTMQEIQARRRSLGTDSTSAKRMGAILPNLGEEPTLGIKRNSLTGVLVSDTALKTPLKPVKVFQLPDFPPSLSFTSVQSYYSELIQRLSEAIAFFQNENSTLLARFYYLRGFINWLCSRRLDALSDFQTLYKTDTAIFPTQLVTWLADSLHQDERQQADAVPELKRLILKVKIEKEKSSAEPDDHVKKFELPRKSLDQEQFVRCIQECGIVQDVATIHRLFDALTHGQTKQVEPELFKRFYTFWKVTESEAQDFNLPSEVVDHLDNSECVYKLSSWVKTSHGVGKIAMTQKRLFLLTEGKPGFVEITKFRDIQEVKVASFPFLLVRIPSLRILTASPLEVFEANLKSETELWNLLILEMWAGRKMADQHKDPQYVTQALTNVLLMDAVTGSLLSPRAVSTASKLSYLHTIKHQVPMMMPKTTSETLKHKINPSLDLAEPQTVHLLLYTPGQLTCLDSDMVVNPMLWVALSGGRVVVFDATCWSKLQDCIQVGESQLNCMLGLVGNQVWLGSQDSVIYIIDTLSMSCNKQLTEHRQEVTGLTRGTGDVPSGQVFSCSCDGTVLQWDSSSLEVRRQFQLSCERLTSVQIHDGRLWCCCGDCILELKKNGTPQRRMVPPDSHWNMHGCFSSFIVFPERGQLWTGSADSHELLVWLTNGNKQCFKKVSLPGISGVTCMIRVKDQIWVGCCGGQKDCPQRSQVMVLDPETLSVAKELQAHSDRIQTLCSAEDRYVLSGSARYDGRIAIWKVE, via the exons ATGTCAGACCAGCGGCCTTCAGCCCTGCTGGACGCCTGCGTGGTCGTCGGGGCGTCCAACGACAAGCTGCTGGATATTTGTCAG CAGGTCACTGACAACAATGGGAccccagagcgccacctgcttgAGCCAGAAGTACTGCACATCTTCGCACCTCCGTTTTTAAACTGGGCACAAGCTGATAATGAGGCTCGATCACATGGCCGCCGTGCCTtcttgaagaagaaaagaaaagcggAGACCCAACTGA GTGCAGTCACCTCAGAAAGAAAGGGTGGAACTGAAGATATCAGTGTTCCTAAAGACATCGACCTCACAGTGTTACCTCAGCTCTGCTTTCCTG ATGGGCTCCAAGTGACGAGGGAACACACACAAGAGCAGTTCCATTTTCTGGTTTTCACCGACGTCTTTGGCCACCGGTCACATGGAGTTGTAATGCGATGTTCCCGCCCCATTCTG GGCACTTGTTCTGAATTGGAGAATGGCCATGGCCCCTCAAAGTGTTCACATCTTCACTCGTCCTACAGCTTCTGCGTCATCTCCAAATACCCCTACTTCAATGCGTTGAAGGACTGTCTCTCATG CTTACTAGTGCAGCTCACAACGTGCCGCTTATCAGAAATGGAGGGAAGGGTGAGAGAGTTTGCGGCCAAATTGTCTGTGGTGCCGATCCCCCCTCCAGGACAGCTCCACTTG ACCTTCACCTTTCATCCTCTGACCATCTATCTGCCTTCTGGGGAAGATAGAGATCACCCTGCAGTGGATTTAGACCTTCACCTTCCATTCCTCTGCTTCAGGCCACAAGCTCTCCTCCAG GTCTTGTCTTGCCTTCTCCAGGAGCAGAGGGTGGTTCTGTTTTCTGCTAACTGGGCGAGACTGACGCTCGTGGCAGAGAGCTTGCTGCTGTTTTTGAAG CCTTTGTCATGGCAGCAGCCGTACGTCCCGGTTCTGGCTCGAAGCATGTTGGACTTTGTCATGGCTCCAACTGCTTTTCTCATGGGCTGCCACCTCAGCCACTTTGAAGAAGTTGCCACT GAAACCGACGACCTGATCTTGATCAACATTGATAACGGGCACGTCTCCACCTCGTGCTCGGAGACGGTGGACCTTCCTGAGATACCAGCACCTGCCGCAGACTGCTTCAGCCACAG GTGTCAGGCTCTGCAGAAGCATTTTGACCTGGATCAGTGCCACCACGCCACCTGCACCCATATTGATGATCATCGTGCGCAGAAGCGAACATGGCAGCGCCGGCTTAACCACGACATCCAGAGGATCGCTCTGGAACTGATGGTCAACATCTTCAG GGACGTGAGCTGCCACCTCAACTACGAACACAGAGTCTTCAACAGCGAAGAGTTCCTCGCCAGCAGAGAACCCAGCGAACAGCTCTTCTACAAAAAC GTGTTGGAAACGCACATCTTCCATTCCTTTCTCAAGGATCGTCTCAACAGGAAGATGGACCATTACTCCCGCTTGGAACTTGGAACTCGATCTGAGatgcaaaa GATGAAGGCCAAGGTGGAAATCCCGCGCAGACCGACCATGCAGGAGATTCAGGCCCGCAGAAGGAGCTTGGGCACCGACAGCACGAGCGCCAAGAGAATGGGCGCCATCTTGCCAAACCTTGGAGAAGAGCCCACGCTTGGCATCAAAAGAAACTCACTCACCGGAGTCCTGGTGTCCGACACTG CCCTGAAGACTCCTCTGAAGCCCGTCAAGGTTTTTCAACTTCCCGACTTTCCGCCATCTTTGTCCTTCACTTCAGTCCAGAGCTACTACAGTGAGCTGATCCAGCGTCTGAGCGAGGCCATCGCCTTTTTCCAAAATGAGAATTCCACCCTCTTAGCAAG ATTCTACTATCTGCGTGGCTTCATCAACTGGCTGTGCTCGCGCCGTCTGGACGCACTCAGTGACTTCCAAACGCTCTACAAGACGGACACGGCCATCTTTCCCACGCAGTTGGTGACTTGGCTCGCCGACTCCCTGCACCAAGACGAGAGGCAACAGGCTGATGCAGTGCCCGAGCTCAAGAGGCTGATACTGAAG GTGAAGATAGAGAAGGAGAAGTCATCCGCAGAGCCTGATGACCACGTGAAGAAGTTTGAGCTTCCACGCAAATCCCTTGATCAGGAACAGTTTGTGCGCTGCATCCAAGAGTGCGGGATAGTGCAGGACGTGGCCACAATACATCGCTTGTTCGATGCGCTCACTCATG GCCAGACGAAGCAGGTGGAGCCCGAGCTCTTCAAACGCTTCTACACCTTCTGGAAGGTAACTGAGTCGGAAGCGCAAGATTTCAACTTGCCCTCCGAGGTCGTGGACCATCTGGACAACAGCGAGTGCGTCTATAAGCTGTCCTCTTGGGTCAAGACCTCTCATGGTGTCGGCAAAATCGCTATGACACAGAAGCGCTTATTCCTGCTCACCGAGGGAAAACCAGGCTTTGTGGAGATCACCAAATTCAGAGATATACAG GAGGTGAAGGTGGCTTCGTTTCCCTTCTTGCTAGTGAGGATTCCCTCACTGCGGATTCTGACCGCCAGTCCTCTTGAAGTATTTGAAGCCAACTTGAAGAGTGAAACGGAACTTTGGAATCTCCTGATCCTGGAAATGTGGGCTGGACGCAAGATGGCCGACCAGCACAAG GACCCACAGTACGTGACCCAGGCGCTGACAAACGTCCTGTTAATGGATGCTGTCACAGGCTCCCTGCTGAGCCCAAGGGCGGTCAGCACCGCCTCAAAGCTGTCTTACCTGCACACCATTAAACACCAAG TTCCCATGATGATGCCTAAAACTACCTCCGAGACTCTGAAACACAAGATCAACCCGTCTCTGGATCTGGCAGAACCACAAACGGTGCATCTGCTGCTCTACACACCAG GTCAGCTAACTTGCCTGGACTCTGACATGGTGGTGAACCCCATGTTGTGGGTGGCTCTCAGTGGAGGTCGAGTGGTTGTGTTtgacgccacctgctggtcaaaGCTGCAGGACTGCATCCAGGTTGGAGAGTCACAGCTG AACTGCATGCTGGGACTGGTTGGAAATCAGGTGTGGCTGGGCTCCCAGGATTCTGTCATCTACATCATCGACACTCTGAGCATGTCCTGCAACAAACAGTTGACCGAGCACCGTCAGGAAGTGACCGGCCTCACCAGGGGCACTGGAGATGTGCCCAG TGGGCAGGTGTTCTCTTGCAGCTGCGATGGCACAGTCCTGCAGTGGGACTCGTCCAGTCTAGAAGTAAGGCGGCAGTTCCAACTCAGCTGTGAGCGTCTGACCTCTGTGCAGATCCACGATGGCAGGCTGTGGTGCT GCTGTGGCGACTGCATTTTGGAACTAAAAAAGAATGGAACTCCACAGAGGCGAATGGTGCCTCCTGACAGTCACTGGAACATGCACGGGTGCTTCAGCAGCTTTATTGTCTTTCCAGAG AGAGGTCAGCTGTGGACAGGATCGGCAGACTCGCACGAGCTACTTGTCTGGCTCACAAATGGCAATAAACAGTGCTTTAAAAAGGTCTCCCTCCCTGGAATCTCTGGAGTCACTTGTATGATCAGGGTTAAAGATCAG ATCTGGGTGGGATGTTGCGGCGGTCAGAAGGACTGTCCGCAGAGGAGCCAGGTCATGGTGCTGGATCCAGAAACCCTCAGCGTTGCTAAAGAACTCCAGGCACACTCTGACCGCATCCAGACACTGTGTTCTGCTGAGGATCGCTATGTTTTGAGTGGCTCTGCTCGATACGACGGCAGGATCGCCATCTGGAAAGTGGAGTAG
- the LOC128771925 gene encoding DENN domain-containing protein 3-like isoform X6 produces the protein MRCSRPILGTCSELENGHGPSKCSHLHSSYSFCVISKYPYFNALKDCLSCLLVQLTTCRLSEMEGRVREFAAKLSVVPIPPPGQLHLTFTFHPLTIYLPSGEDRDHPAVDLDLHLPFLCFRPQALLQVLSCLLQEQRVVLFSANWARLTLVAESLLLFLKPLSWQQPYVPVLARSMLDFVMAPTAFLMGCHLSHFEEVATETDDLILINIDNGHVSTSCSETVDLPEIPAPAADCFSHRCQALQKHFDLDQCHHATCTHIDDHRAQKRTWQRRLNHDIQRIALELMVNIFRDVSCHLNYEHRVFNSEEFLASREPSEQLFYKNVLETHIFHSFLKDRLNRKMDHYSRLELGTRSEMQKMKAKVEIPRRPTMQEIQARRRSLGTDSTSAKRMGAILPNLGEEPTLGIKRNSLTGVLVSDTALKTPLKPVKVFQLPDFPPSLSFTSVQSYYSELIQRLSEAIAFFQNENSTLLARFYYLRGFINWLCSRRLDALSDFQTLYKTDTAIFPTQLVTWLADSLHQDERQQADAVPELKRLILKVKIEKEKSSAEPDDHVKKFELPRKSLDQEQFVRCIQECGIVQDVATIHRLFDALTHAGQTKQVEPELFKRFYTFWKVTESEAQDFNLPSEVVDHLDNSECVYKLSSWVKTSHGVGKIAMTQKRLFLLTEGKPGFVEITKFRDIQEVKVASFPFLLVRIPSLRILTASPLEVFEANLKSETELWNLLILEMWAGRKMADQHKDPQYVTQALTNVLLMDAVTGSLLSPRAVSTASKLSYLHTIKHQVPMMMPKTTSETLKHKINPSLDLAEPQTVHLLLYTPGQLTCLDSDMVVNPMLWVALSGGRVVVFDATCWSKLQDCIQVGESQLNCMLGLVGNQVWLGSQDSVIYIIDTLSMSCNKQLTEHRQEVTGLTRGTGDVPSGQVFSCSCDGTVLQWDSSSLEVRRQFQLSCERLTSVQIHDGRLWCCCGDCILELKKNGTPQRRMVPPDSHWNMHGCFSSFIVFPERGQLWTGSADSHELLVWLTNGNKQCFKKVSLPGISGVTCMIRVKDQIWVGCCGGQKDCPQRSQVMVLDPETLSVAKELQAHSDRIQTLCSAEDRYVLSGSARYDGRIAIWKVE, from the exons ATGCGATGTTCCCGCCCCATTCTG GGCACTTGTTCTGAATTGGAGAATGGCCATGGCCCCTCAAAGTGTTCACATCTTCACTCGTCCTACAGCTTCTGCGTCATCTCCAAATACCCCTACTTCAATGCGTTGAAGGACTGTCTCTCATG CTTACTAGTGCAGCTCACAACGTGCCGCTTATCAGAAATGGAGGGAAGGGTGAGAGAGTTTGCGGCCAAATTGTCTGTGGTGCCGATCCCCCCTCCAGGACAGCTCCACTTG ACCTTCACCTTTCATCCTCTGACCATCTATCTGCCTTCTGGGGAAGATAGAGATCACCCTGCAGTGGATTTAGACCTTCACCTTCCATTCCTCTGCTTCAGGCCACAAGCTCTCCTCCAG GTCTTGTCTTGCCTTCTCCAGGAGCAGAGGGTGGTTCTGTTTTCTGCTAACTGGGCGAGACTGACGCTCGTGGCAGAGAGCTTGCTGCTGTTTTTGAAG CCTTTGTCATGGCAGCAGCCGTACGTCCCGGTTCTGGCTCGAAGCATGTTGGACTTTGTCATGGCTCCAACTGCTTTTCTCATGGGCTGCCACCTCAGCCACTTTGAAGAAGTTGCCACT GAAACCGACGACCTGATCTTGATCAACATTGATAACGGGCACGTCTCCACCTCGTGCTCGGAGACGGTGGACCTTCCTGAGATACCAGCACCTGCCGCAGACTGCTTCAGCCACAG GTGTCAGGCTCTGCAGAAGCATTTTGACCTGGATCAGTGCCACCACGCCACCTGCACCCATATTGATGATCATCGTGCGCAGAAGCGAACATGGCAGCGCCGGCTTAACCACGACATCCAGAGGATCGCTCTGGAACTGATGGTCAACATCTTCAG GGACGTGAGCTGCCACCTCAACTACGAACACAGAGTCTTCAACAGCGAAGAGTTCCTCGCCAGCAGAGAACCCAGCGAACAGCTCTTCTACAAAAAC GTGTTGGAAACGCACATCTTCCATTCCTTTCTCAAGGATCGTCTCAACAGGAAGATGGACCATTACTCCCGCTTGGAACTTGGAACTCGATCTGAGatgcaaaa GATGAAGGCCAAGGTGGAAATCCCGCGCAGACCGACCATGCAGGAGATTCAGGCCCGCAGAAGGAGCTTGGGCACCGACAGCACGAGCGCCAAGAGAATGGGCGCCATCTTGCCAAACCTTGGAGAAGAGCCCACGCTTGGCATCAAAAGAAACTCACTCACCGGAGTCCTGGTGTCCGACACTG CCCTGAAGACTCCTCTGAAGCCCGTCAAGGTTTTTCAACTTCCCGACTTTCCGCCATCTTTGTCCTTCACTTCAGTCCAGAGCTACTACAGTGAGCTGATCCAGCGTCTGAGCGAGGCCATCGCCTTTTTCCAAAATGAGAATTCCACCCTCTTAGCAAG ATTCTACTATCTGCGTGGCTTCATCAACTGGCTGTGCTCGCGCCGTCTGGACGCACTCAGTGACTTCCAAACGCTCTACAAGACGGACACGGCCATCTTTCCCACGCAGTTGGTGACTTGGCTCGCCGACTCCCTGCACCAAGACGAGAGGCAACAGGCTGATGCAGTGCCCGAGCTCAAGAGGCTGATACTGAAG GTGAAGATAGAGAAGGAGAAGTCATCCGCAGAGCCTGATGACCACGTGAAGAAGTTTGAGCTTCCACGCAAATCCCTTGATCAGGAACAGTTTGTGCGCTGCATCCAAGAGTGCGGGATAGTGCAGGACGTGGCCACAATACATCGCTTGTTCGATGCGCTCACTCATG CAGGCCAGACGAAGCAGGTGGAGCCCGAGCTCTTCAAACGCTTCTACACCTTCTGGAAGGTAACTGAGTCGGAAGCGCAAGATTTCAACTTGCCCTCCGAGGTCGTGGACCATCTGGACAACAGCGAGTGCGTCTATAAGCTGTCCTCTTGGGTCAAGACCTCTCATGGTGTCGGCAAAATCGCTATGACACAGAAGCGCTTATTCCTGCTCACCGAGGGAAAACCAGGCTTTGTGGAGATCACCAAATTCAGAGATATACAG GAGGTGAAGGTGGCTTCGTTTCCCTTCTTGCTAGTGAGGATTCCCTCACTGCGGATTCTGACCGCCAGTCCTCTTGAAGTATTTGAAGCCAACTTGAAGAGTGAAACGGAACTTTGGAATCTCCTGATCCTGGAAATGTGGGCTGGACGCAAGATGGCCGACCAGCACAAG GACCCACAGTACGTGACCCAGGCGCTGACAAACGTCCTGTTAATGGATGCTGTCACAGGCTCCCTGCTGAGCCCAAGGGCGGTCAGCACCGCCTCAAAGCTGTCTTACCTGCACACCATTAAACACCAAG TTCCCATGATGATGCCTAAAACTACCTCCGAGACTCTGAAACACAAGATCAACCCGTCTCTGGATCTGGCAGAACCACAAACGGTGCATCTGCTGCTCTACACACCAG GTCAGCTAACTTGCCTGGACTCTGACATGGTGGTGAACCCCATGTTGTGGGTGGCTCTCAGTGGAGGTCGAGTGGTTGTGTTtgacgccacctgctggtcaaaGCTGCAGGACTGCATCCAGGTTGGAGAGTCACAGCTG AACTGCATGCTGGGACTGGTTGGAAATCAGGTGTGGCTGGGCTCCCAGGATTCTGTCATCTACATCATCGACACTCTGAGCATGTCCTGCAACAAACAGTTGACCGAGCACCGTCAGGAAGTGACCGGCCTCACCAGGGGCACTGGAGATGTGCCCAG TGGGCAGGTGTTCTCTTGCAGCTGCGATGGCACAGTCCTGCAGTGGGACTCGTCCAGTCTAGAAGTAAGGCGGCAGTTCCAACTCAGCTGTGAGCGTCTGACCTCTGTGCAGATCCACGATGGCAGGCTGTGGTGCT GCTGTGGCGACTGCATTTTGGAACTAAAAAAGAATGGAACTCCACAGAGGCGAATGGTGCCTCCTGACAGTCACTGGAACATGCACGGGTGCTTCAGCAGCTTTATTGTCTTTCCAGAG AGAGGTCAGCTGTGGACAGGATCGGCAGACTCGCACGAGCTACTTGTCTGGCTCACAAATGGCAATAAACAGTGCTTTAAAAAGGTCTCCCTCCCTGGAATCTCTGGAGTCACTTGTATGATCAGGGTTAAAGATCAG ATCTGGGTGGGATGTTGCGGCGGTCAGAAGGACTGTCCGCAGAGGAGCCAGGTCATGGTGCTGGATCCAGAAACCCTCAGCGTTGCTAAAGAACTCCAGGCACACTCTGACCGCATCCAGACACTGTGTTCTGCTGAGGATCGCTATGTTTTGAGTGGCTCTGCTCGATACGACGGCAGGATCGCCATCTGGAAAGTGGAGTAG